One genomic segment of Paenibacillus sp. FSL H8-0332 includes these proteins:
- a CDS encoding nucleoside hydrolase has protein sequence MPTPIIIDCDPGHDDAIAILLALAHPGELDIRGITTVGGNQILDKITDNALRILSFVNADIPVAKGAAAPLLGKLVTGEEAHGESGMDGPALPASKFKPVEQGAVEFMLEIIRASEEKITLVPTAPLTNIALLITAYPEVKERIEKISLMGGGLAYGNVTRTAEFNIYVDPEAARIVFESGIPIVMSGLDVTDKAAIFEEEIQELKTRGPVSVMVGELLDFYSIYGKKMGFVGNALHDPCAIAWLLHPELFESEHLYVTVETEGKLTRGMTVADRRKKPDQPANTEVLLGVDREAFIKLLFDSLERLDRQLGSPAGES, from the coding sequence ATGCCAACACCTATCATCATTGACTGCGATCCGGGGCATGACGACGCGATTGCCATTCTGCTTGCGCTGGCACATCCGGGAGAGCTGGATATCCGGGGGATTACAACCGTTGGCGGCAACCAGATTCTGGATAAAATCACCGACAATGCACTCAGGATTCTCAGCTTTGTAAATGCAGATATTCCGGTAGCCAAGGGCGCTGCGGCACCGCTGCTGGGCAAGCTTGTTACCGGAGAGGAAGCCCACGGGGAGTCGGGCATGGATGGCCCGGCGCTGCCGGCGAGCAAGTTCAAGCCCGTAGAGCAGGGGGCAGTAGAATTCATGCTGGAGATTATCCGCGCCTCGGAAGAGAAGATCACTCTGGTGCCTACCGCCCCGCTGACGAATATCGCCCTGCTGATTACCGCTTACCCGGAAGTGAAGGAGCGGATCGAGAAGATCTCGCTAATGGGCGGCGGACTGGCTTACGGCAACGTGACCCGGACAGCGGAGTTCAATATTTATGTAGACCCGGAGGCGGCGCGGATCGTTTTTGAATCCGGCATTCCGATTGTCATGAGCGGACTGGATGTGACGGATAAGGCAGCGATCTTTGAAGAGGAGATTCAGGAGCTCAAGACGCGCGGCCCCGTGTCCGTCATGGTCGGCGAGCTGCTGGATTTCTATTCGATCTACGGGAAGAAAATGGGCTTTGTCGGCAATGCGCTGCATGACCCTTGCGCCATTGCCTGGCTGCTGCACCCGGAGCTGTTCGAATCCGAGCACCTGTATGTAACAGTAGAGACCGAAGGCAAGCTTACCCGCGGCATGACTGTGGCGGACCGCCGCAAGAAGCCGGACCAGCCTGCGAATACCGAGGTACTGCTTGGTGTAGACCGCGAAGCCTTCATCAAGCTGCTGTTCGATTCGTTGGAACGGTTAGACCGGCAGCTGGGGTCTCCGGCAGGAGAATCCTAG
- a CDS encoding ABC transporter permease, with product MNSLLNVILTTDFAFSVLRVTTPILFAALGALISNRAGIINIGMEGIMLVSALAGVIVSAYTQSAWVGLLGAVLSGTLIAGILAFFTLKFKTHIILGGVAINMFASGGTVFILYLLSGDKGSSTSLASKVLPSVNIPLLQDIPVLGPILSGHHILTYFSILSVLVVYYLLNRTPLGLRIRSVGENPHAAQSVGVSVVRIQYSALLLSGFFASLGGAYMSMGYLSLFTRDMIAGRGWIAIAAESMGRSTTVGTALTSLLFGAADALSNALQVLKIPAELIATLPYVATVIGLIIYAISETRKKNKKLKATVTK from the coding sequence ATGAACAGTCTGCTGAATGTCATTCTGACGACGGATTTTGCCTTCTCTGTACTGCGTGTGACCACACCGATTCTGTTTGCTGCACTGGGGGCGCTGATCTCCAACCGTGCCGGAATCATTAACATCGGGATGGAAGGGATCATGCTGGTCTCGGCGCTGGCAGGGGTTATTGTGAGCGCCTATACGCAGAGCGCCTGGGTGGGACTGCTTGGGGCGGTGCTGTCAGGAACGCTGATTGCGGGCATTCTGGCTTTTTTCACCTTAAAATTCAAGACCCATATTATTCTCGGCGGGGTGGCGATCAATATGTTCGCCTCCGGCGGTACGGTATTTATTCTGTATCTGCTGAGCGGCGACAAAGGATCTTCCACCTCCCTAGCGAGTAAAGTGCTGCCGAGTGTGAATATTCCGCTCCTGCAGGATATTCCGGTGCTGGGACCGATTCTGTCGGGCCACCACATTCTGACGTATTTCTCTATACTGTCAGTGCTCGTAGTCTATTATCTGCTCAACCGTACACCGCTGGGGCTGCGTATCCGCTCGGTGGGCGAGAATCCCCATGCGGCCCAGTCCGTCGGAGTCAGTGTGGTCCGTATCCAGTACAGTGCGCTGCTGCTCAGCGGCTTCTTTGCCAGTCTGGGCGGAGCCTATATGTCAATGGGGTATTTGTCACTGTTCACCCGTGATATGATTGCCGGCCGGGGCTGGATCGCGATTGCTGCAGAGTCCATGGGCCGGAGTACAACCGTAGGTACAGCGCTGACCTCCTTGCTGTTCGGGGCAGCCGATGCGCTCTCCAATGCCTTGCAGGTGCTGAAGATTCCGGCTGAGCTGATTGCTACGCTTCCTTATGTGGCAACGGTTATCGGCCTGATTATCTACGCCATCTCGGAGACACGGAAGAAGAACAAGAAGCTTAAGGCTACTGTTACGAAATAA
- a CDS encoding ABC transporter permease — protein sequence MFKVKYFEAIRTAAVIVIALIIAFLIISLVSDHPVKTIGIFLWEPLSTKGHIGNVIEMAIPLMFTGLAVSLLFRANMFNLGAEGIFYFSGVVTTALAIHLSLNSWFHPVVAILAGSIVGALLSAIPGILKAKWNANELVTSLMFNNILFGVGLYLLNYHLRDAKAFANVSFKFEKTAQLSKLFAGTRIHTGLIIVLVLIVLAHLFLYRTKWGYELRMTGVNRDFARYSGMKTAKVIILVHLIAGFIAGMGGSVEVLGMYSRFQWTSLPGYGMDGALVAMLAKNNPLSVIVSALFLAYIRIGADMMSRLSDVPSEMISIIQAVIILLISAEQFLKFWKNRMLLKEAKEA from the coding sequence ATGTTTAAAGTCAAATATTTCGAGGCGATCCGCACAGCGGCGGTCATCGTCATTGCACTTATTATCGCGTTCCTGATCATCTCGCTGGTCAGTGACCACCCGGTGAAGACGATCGGAATCTTCCTCTGGGAGCCGTTGTCCACGAAGGGCCATATCGGAAACGTCATTGAAATGGCGATTCCGCTGATGTTCACCGGCCTTGCGGTTTCCCTGCTGTTCCGGGCCAATATGTTCAACCTGGGAGCGGAGGGGATCTTCTATTTCTCCGGTGTCGTGACTACTGCCTTGGCGATTCATCTCAGCCTGAACAGCTGGTTCCATCCGGTAGTGGCGATTCTTGCGGGCTCGATCGTAGGGGCACTGCTCTCAGCCATCCCCGGTATTCTCAAAGCGAAGTGGAACGCCAATGAGCTGGTCACCTCGCTGATGTTCAATAACATCCTGTTTGGGGTGGGGCTGTACCTGCTGAACTATCATCTGCGGGATGCCAAGGCGTTTGCCAACGTTTCTTTTAAATTCGAGAAAACGGCCCAGCTCAGCAAGCTGTTTGCGGGGACGCGGATTCACACTGGACTTATTATCGTGCTGGTGCTTATAGTGCTGGCCCATCTGTTCCTCTACCGGACCAAATGGGGCTATGAACTGCGGATGACCGGGGTCAACCGGGATTTCGCCCGTTATTCAGGCATGAAGACGGCCAAAGTGATCATTCTGGTCCATCTGATCGCCGGGTTCATTGCCGGTATGGGCGGCTCGGTGGAAGTGCTCGGGATGTACAGCCGGTTTCAGTGGACCTCCTTGCCGGGCTACGGTATGGATGGTGCGCTGGTGGCCATGCTGGCCAAGAATAATCCGCTCTCCGTCATTGTCTCGGCGCTCTTCCTGGCCTATATCCGCATTGGCGCCGATATGATGTCGCGTCTGTCGGATGTGCCCTCCGAGATGATCTCGATCATTCAGGCTGTCATTATTCTGTTGATATCCGCTGAGCAGTTCCTCAAGTTCTGGAAGAACCGCATGCTGCTGAAGGAGGCGAAGGAAGCATGA
- a CDS encoding ABC transporter ATP-binding protein: MANALLEMRGITKVYPNGVVANKNVEFSLREGEIHAIAGENGAGKSTLMKIMFGMESPSEGGLYIRGEQVKLQSPQDAIDRGIGMVHQHFMLVPSFTVAENMVLGMEPKRGVGFNYAEAVRLTEATARKYNLSVNAKAKVEDLSVGMKQKVEILKALVRGAKILILDEPTAVLTPQETEELFHELQQLKEQGHTIVFISHKLKEVKAICDRITIMRGGRSEGVFDTKEVTEQEISRLMVGRDVVLKYDKSDLPYGKPVLAVEGLSISDSQGKALLSEISFSVREGQIVGIAGVEGNGQTQLIEALTGGLRGVGGSGSVQVKGKDIRELDILDIRNLGVSYIPEDRMRQGSAGEASIADNLISTRYRQKDMNKGPFLHGSRIAALASALVEEFKVRCSGPQQPIGMLSGGNMQKVVVARECSTNPQLLIAEQPTRGVDIGAAQFIHQKLLELRSANCATLLVSADLNEILELSDSLLVMYEGQIVAYFDNPSAVGEEELGLYMLGINRQDKEQTGRAANHV, from the coding sequence ATGGCAAATGCTCTGCTGGAAATGCGGGGAATCACCAAAGTGTATCCGAACGGTGTGGTTGCCAACAAGAACGTTGAGTTCTCCCTGCGTGAAGGCGAGATCCATGCGATTGCGGGTGAGAACGGAGCCGGTAAATCGACTCTGATGAAAATTATGTTTGGAATGGAGAGCCCGAGCGAAGGCGGGCTCTATATCCGGGGAGAACAAGTGAAGCTGCAGTCCCCGCAGGACGCGATTGACCGCGGTATCGGTATGGTGCATCAGCATTTCATGCTGGTGCCTTCTTTTACAGTGGCTGAAAATATGGTGCTGGGTATGGAGCCGAAGAGGGGCGTGGGCTTCAATTATGCAGAGGCTGTACGTCTGACAGAAGCAACTGCACGTAAATATAATCTCTCAGTGAATGCCAAGGCGAAGGTGGAGGACCTAAGCGTCGGCATGAAGCAGAAGGTGGAAATTCTGAAGGCGCTGGTGCGCGGGGCCAAGATTCTCATCCTCGATGAGCCGACAGCGGTGCTGACTCCGCAGGAGACGGAGGAGCTGTTCCATGAGCTGCAGCAGCTTAAGGAGCAGGGGCACACGATTGTGTTCATCTCGCACAAGCTGAAGGAGGTCAAAGCAATCTGTGACCGGATTACTATCATGCGCGGCGGCCGGAGTGAAGGTGTCTTCGATACTAAGGAAGTAACAGAGCAGGAGATCTCGCGGCTGATGGTTGGGCGGGATGTGGTGCTGAAGTATGACAAAAGCGATCTTCCCTACGGCAAGCCGGTGCTTGCGGTGGAAGGGCTGAGCATCTCAGACAGCCAGGGCAAAGCGCTGCTCTCCGAGATTAGCTTCTCGGTCCGTGAAGGCCAGATTGTCGGCATCGCCGGCGTTGAAGGGAACGGACAGACGCAGCTGATCGAGGCGCTGACCGGCGGCCTGCGCGGGGTTGGCGGCAGCGGATCGGTACAGGTGAAGGGGAAGGATATCCGTGAGCTGGATATTCTGGACATCCGCAACCTGGGGGTATCCTATATCCCTGAGGACCGGATGCGCCAGGGCTCTGCCGGAGAAGCCAGCATTGCCGACAATCTGATCTCTACGCGCTACCGTCAGAAGGATATGAATAAAGGGCCTTTCCTGCACGGGTCAAGAATTGCTGCGCTGGCCTCTGCGCTGGTGGAAGAATTCAAGGTGCGCTGCTCTGGCCCGCAGCAGCCGATCGGCATGCTGTCCGGCGGTAACATGCAGAAGGTAGTCGTAGCCAGGGAGTGTTCCACGAATCCGCAGCTGCTGATCGCCGAGCAGCCGACCCGGGGCGTAGATATCGGGGCTGCCCAGTTCATCCACCAGAAGCTGCTGGAGCTGCGCTCGGCGAACTGTGCCACGCTGCTGGTATCAGCGGATCTGAATGAAATTCTGGAGCTGAGCGACAGTCTTCTCGTGATGTATGAGGGCCAGATTGTTGCCTATTTCGATAATCCGTCAGCAGTCGGTGAGGAAGAGCTGGGGCTCTACATGCTGGGAATTAACCGGCAGGACAAAGAGCAGACCGGGAGGGCCGCAAATCATGTTTAA
- a CDS encoding BMP family ABC transporter substrate-binding protein codes for MKKKMLTLMLLAVMVLVAACGNNKSGNGNGAAATPGTNAEGGGSAAGDKLKVVLLIPGTLGDKSFFDAANNGLQKVKSELGAETKVVEMGADKTKWEPTFNDIAAEDWDVVISGGSEITEMFNATAEANPDKKFINYDTDIEEAPANMYNMSYSTNEVSFLAGAAAALATQSDMPNANKDNVIGFLGGMDIPGINAFLVGYIQGAQYVDPEVKVAVSYAGDFVNPAKGKELSLIQYNSGVDIIFNVAGGTGLGIFDAAKEKNKYAIGVDSDQAMLLKDTDSVKANLIVTSAIKKIDSAILGAVKKLQDGTLEMGKRDVLGFVEDGVGIAENEIYKAAFPAELQTKIEEVKQKLINKEIKVDNAMGMETSEVEAIRNAVKP; via the coding sequence ATGAAAAAGAAAATGCTCACTTTAATGTTGCTGGCAGTTATGGTACTGGTCGCTGCGTGCGGAAACAACAAGTCCGGGAACGGGAATGGTGCGGCAGCAACTCCGGGAACGAATGCGGAAGGCGGAGGCTCGGCTGCGGGGGACAAGCTCAAGGTGGTACTGCTGATTCCGGGGACGCTGGGGGATAAATCGTTTTTTGATGCGGCGAACAATGGTCTGCAGAAGGTGAAAAGCGAGCTTGGCGCAGAAACGAAGGTTGTGGAAATGGGCGCTGACAAGACGAAATGGGAGCCGACTTTTAATGATATCGCTGCTGAGGATTGGGATGTTGTCATCTCCGGCGGCTCGGAAATTACAGAAATGTTCAATGCAACGGCAGAAGCGAATCCTGATAAAAAATTCATCAACTATGACACTGACATCGAGGAAGCGCCTGCCAATATGTACAATATGTCCTACTCGACCAACGAGGTCTCCTTCCTGGCCGGAGCGGCTGCGGCGCTTGCTACCCAGTCTGATATGCCTAACGCCAACAAGGACAATGTGATCGGATTCCTGGGCGGAATGGATATTCCCGGCATCAATGCCTTCCTGGTCGGTTACATTCAGGGAGCGCAATATGTTGATCCGGAAGTGAAGGTAGCTGTCTCTTATGCCGGAGATTTCGTGAACCCTGCGAAGGGCAAGGAATTGTCGCTGATCCAGTATAACTCGGGTGTAGATATTATCTTCAACGTGGCGGGCGGTACGGGCCTTGGTATCTTCGATGCAGCGAAGGAAAAGAACAAATATGCAATCGGCGTCGATTCGGACCAGGCGATGCTGCTGAAGGATACGGATAGTGTGAAAGCCAACCTGATCGTTACTTCTGCGATTAAAAAGATCGATTCGGCCATCCTTGGTGCAGTGAAGAAACTGCAGGATGGCACGCTTGAAATGGGTAAACGCGATGTACTTGGATTCGTGGAAGACGGCGTAGGCATTGCCGAGAACGAAATCTACAAAGCGGCATTCCCGGCGGAATTGCAGACCAAGATTGAAGAAGTGAAGCAGAAGCTGATCAATAAGGAAATTAAGGTGGATAATGCAATGGGTATGGAGACCTCTGAGGTCGAAGCGATCCGTAATGCCGTTAAACCTTAA